The Lujinxingia vulgaris genome includes a region encoding these proteins:
- a CDS encoding type IV pilin protein → MLMKLRTNKKGFTLVELMIVVAIIGILAALAIPAFIKYINRSKTAEASNILSNVSGAAKGYFEGDQTYSPANGDQPWHAAVPADRATRAGMPVELADKVFPGGDGVAFTTHDDFPVGGAKGTPDTDYTGNATAIAALHKLNLVLEEPTYFGYHIQSDGTGGDATFQVAGCHDFTGTAAATTTCTEAILDSHAVILDCEADIEDGTNLGATCFPPYTLNEFL, encoded by the coding sequence ATGTTGATGAAACTCCGCACCAACAAGAAAGGCTTCACCCTCGTCGAGCTGATGATCGTCGTCGCGATTATCGGCATCCTCGCCGCCCTCGCCATCCCGGCCTTCATCAAGTACATCAACCGCTCCAAGACGGCTGAGGCTTCCAACATCCTCTCCAACGTCTCCGGCGCGGCCAAAGGCTACTTCGAAGGCGACCAGACCTACTCGCCGGCTAACGGTGATCAGCCCTGGCACGCAGCTGTTCCCGCCGATCGCGCCACTCGAGCCGGTATGCCGGTTGAGCTCGCCGACAAGGTCTTCCCCGGCGGTGACGGCGTTGCGTTCACGACCCACGACGACTTCCCGGTCGGCGGCGCCAAAGGCACTCCGGACACCGATTATACCGGCAACGCTACAGCTATTGCTGCGCTTCACAAGCTGAACCTGGTGCTCGAAGAGCCGACCTACTTCGGCTACCACATTCAGAGCGACGGCACCGGCGGCGACGCCACCTTCCAGGTTGCCGGATGCCATGACTTCACCGGTACCGCCGCCGCCACCACCACGTGCACCGAAGCCATCCTCGACTCGCACGCCGTCATCCTCGACTGCGAAGCCGACATCGAAGACGGCACCAACCTCGGCGCGACCTGCTTCCCCCCCTACACCCTCAACGAGTTCCTTTAA
- a CDS encoding ABC transporter permease, with product MIRTLRQIDAFARNTLLEGLRNKVLYAVLVAALAALGAASAFGALSLHQEERLFNNLVFAIGHLFLVALAIYQGVNALHREIDSKTIFTVLSKPVTRASFLVGKYLASVGILAVCWALMFGAKALTALALGYEVGLLHLATYLGSLMQLVLVLALAFFFSAFSGPLLSALFTFGLFVVGSLTPQLADASRQFSSEGNPVHLILDATLYVVPDLEKLNLSYELATGIEVGWGYMVHALLYTGVTAGLLLGFGYLIFSRRDFA from the coding sequence ATGATCCGCACTCTGCGCCAGATCGACGCCTTCGCCCGCAACACCCTCCTGGAGGGGCTGCGCAACAAAGTCCTCTACGCGGTGCTCGTCGCCGCGCTCGCCGCATTGGGCGCCGCCAGCGCCTTCGGCGCGCTGAGCCTGCATCAGGAAGAGCGCCTCTTTAACAACCTGGTCTTTGCCATCGGTCATCTATTCCTGGTGGCGCTGGCGATTTACCAGGGGGTCAACGCCCTGCATCGGGAGATCGACTCGAAGACGATCTTCACGGTGCTCTCCAAGCCCGTCACGCGCGCGTCCTTTCTGGTCGGGAAGTACTTAGCCAGCGTGGGCATCCTGGCGGTGTGCTGGGCGCTGATGTTCGGCGCCAAGGCGCTGACCGCGCTAGCGCTGGGCTATGAGGTGGGCCTGTTGCACCTGGCAACCTACCTGGGCTCCTTGATGCAGCTTGTGCTGGTGCTGGCGCTGGCGTTTTTCTTCAGCGCCTTCTCCGGCCCCCTTTTGAGCGCGCTCTTTACCTTCGGGCTCTTTGTGGTGGGGAGCCTCACCCCGCAGCTCGCTGACGCTTCTCGCCAGTTCTCCAGCGAAGGCAACCCGGTTCATCTGATCCTCGACGCGACGCTTTACGTGGTGCCGGATCTGGAGAAGCTCAACCTCTCCTATGAGCTCGCCACCGGCATCGAGGTGGGCTGGGGGTATATGGTGCACGCCCTGCTCTACACGGGCGTGACCGCCGGGCTCTTGCTGGGCTTTGGCTACCTGATCTTCTCGCGCCGCGACTTCGCCTGA
- a CDS encoding type IV pilin protein, producing the protein MQTLSQHFATFLKAAARVDRRGMTLVELMIVVAIVGVLAAIGGMSYSKYIRQGKVTQLKQYAMDVARGQEQFRARNNRYYQPASDYTSNMADSDRPEWNNLLEFNSNVAQGITIIVEADIGGNCTICPAGAEPLGTGAENNPWFAVLVTQEELGGDAYQAFFSNDMPEPIELVP; encoded by the coding sequence ATGCAGACCCTCTCCCAACACTTCGCGACGTTCTTAAAGGCTGCCGCCCGCGTGGATCGCCGCGGCATGACCCTCGTGGAGCTGATGATCGTCGTGGCGATCGTCGGTGTGCTCGCTGCCATCGGCGGCATGAGCTACTCCAAATACATCCGCCAGGGCAAAGTCACCCAGCTCAAGCAATACGCCATGGACGTGGCCCGCGGGCAGGAGCAGTTCCGCGCGCGCAACAACCGCTACTACCAGCCCGCCTCCGACTACACCTCGAACATGGCCGACTCGGATCGGCCCGAGTGGAACAACCTGCTGGAGTTCAACTCCAACGTCGCTCAGGGCATCACCATTATCGTTGAGGCCGACATCGGCGGGAACTGCACCATCTGCCCGGCCGGCGCCGAACCTCTGGGCACGGGAGCGGAGAACAACCCATGGTTCGCCGTGCTCGTCACCCAGGAAGAGCTCGGCGGCGATGCCTACCAGGCCTTCTTCAGCAACGACATGCCTGAGCCCATCGAGCTTGTGCCCTGA
- a CDS encoding two-component system sensor histidine kinase NtrB, with product MPPTRDRQRDRLKGLLVFRVVLVTLFLGSAVALDVRTFASASEPRNLTLLGLIVGTYVLTIGHALALRQKLKTQTLAWAQILGDLGVTTILALVSGGFDSLFLFFFHLTIINAAIVLGRLGGLVASGITVLSLSYLALISAGALPHPILSEPPALRAWGTVAYEVIVNSVGGIMIAVLAGHLAERLGEATEALERRDIDLQELRALNEHILSSLSSGLLTVDGRGNVIFMNRAAEEITAWTSEQVLGRALSDLFPNLANAALGPSPNKDPRLESTFIRPDGREVHLGFSVSPLRNSESREVGRIIIFQDLSDIRKLEEQMKRSERLAAVGQLSAAIAHEIRNPLASISGSVEMLRADESIDAENEILMDIVLREVDRLNALITDFLAYCQPRPLRTERRDLRELLDELLHLYRSQAERDRIQLDVDLVTGPGPVEAMIDAEALRQILWNLLINAGDAVRGLPAEDRQVRVELRPSALSSQPAWLIAIEDSGAGVAQDLRDRIFEPFFTTKDHGTGLGLATNFRLAESHGGRISVEAPAHLKGARFELVLPAATDSISGSHPRLPSPEAAEEAS from the coding sequence ATGCCTCCAACGCGCGACCGACAGCGCGACCGCCTCAAAGGCCTGCTGGTCTTTCGGGTGGTCCTGGTCACACTCTTTCTGGGGAGCGCGGTGGCGCTCGACGTGCGCACCTTTGCGAGCGCATCGGAGCCGCGAAACCTCACGCTGCTCGGCCTGATCGTGGGCACCTACGTGCTCACCATCGGCCACGCCCTCGCGCTGCGCCAGAAGCTCAAGACCCAGACGCTGGCCTGGGCGCAGATCCTGGGCGACCTGGGCGTGACCACCATCCTGGCGCTGGTCTCCGGGGGCTTCGACAGCCTCTTCCTCTTCTTTTTTCACCTCACAATCATCAACGCCGCCATCGTGCTCGGACGCCTGGGGGGCCTGGTGGCCTCCGGCATCACGGTACTCTCGTTGAGCTACCTGGCGTTGATCAGCGCCGGTGCCCTTCCCCACCCCATCTTAAGCGAACCCCCGGCGTTGCGGGCCTGGGGCACCGTCGCCTACGAAGTCATCGTCAACAGCGTCGGCGGCATCATGATCGCCGTACTCGCCGGACACCTGGCTGAGCGCCTCGGTGAGGCGACCGAAGCGCTGGAGCGCCGCGACATCGATCTTCAAGAGCTTCGCGCGCTCAACGAGCATATCCTCAGCAGCCTCTCCAGCGGCCTGCTCACCGTCGACGGACGCGGAAACGTGATCTTTATGAACCGCGCCGCCGAAGAGATCACCGCCTGGACCTCCGAGCAGGTGCTCGGCCGCGCGCTCAGCGATCTTTTCCCCAACCTCGCCAACGCCGCCCTGGGCCCCTCCCCCAACAAAGATCCGCGCCTGGAGAGCACCTTCATCCGCCCCGACGGCCGCGAGGTTCACCTGGGCTTCTCCGTCTCGCCACTGCGCAACTCCGAGTCGCGCGAGGTCGGCCGCATCATCATCTTCCAGGACTTGAGCGACATACGAAAACTCGAAGAGCAAATGAAACGCTCCGAGCGCCTGGCCGCCGTCGGCCAGCTCTCAGCGGCCATCGCCCACGAGATCCGCAACCCCCTGGCCTCGATCAGCGGCTCGGTGGAGATGTTGCGCGCCGATGAGTCCATTGACGCGGAGAATGAGATCCTGATGGACATCGTCCTGCGCGAAGTCGACCGCCTCAACGCGCTGATCACCGACTTTCTGGCCTACTGCCAACCTCGGCCCTTGCGCACCGAGCGTCGCGATCTTCGCGAACTTCTCGACGAGCTTTTGCACCTCTACCGCTCCCAGGCCGAGCGCGATCGCATCCAGCTTGATGTCGATCTCGTCACCGGCCCCGGACCCGTTGAGGCGATGATCGACGCCGAGGCCCTGCGCCAGATCCTCTGGAACCTGCTTATCAACGCCGGCGACGCCGTGCGCGGCCTTCCTGCCGAAGATCGCCAGGTCCGCGTGGAGCTTCGCCCGAGCGCGCTGAGCTCGCAGCCGGCCTGGCTCATCGCCATCGAAGACAGCGGCGCGGGCGTGGCTCAGGATCTGCGCGATCGCATCTTCGAGCCTTTCTTCACCACCAAAGACCACGGCACGGGGCTGGGCCTCGCCACCAACTTCCGCCTGGCCGAATCCCACGGCGGTCGCATCAGCGTGGAGGCTCCCGCCCACTTGAAGGGTGCGCGATTTGAGCTGGTGCTCCCGGCCGCCACCGACTCCATCAGCGGGTCGCACCCACGTCTCCCTTCCCCTGAGGCCGCCGAAGAGGCATCCTGA
- a CDS encoding DUF2505 family protein, with translation MNVEHRATIAADPDAIFAFIQSPEYHRALVPHLRLVEAIEPLSEEVADDGTLSRVARYTARAELPRFLKRFEDKAPEFVYWEERSRLNPTTRELRYEIVPEMPENWRSYYSNEGTLRVEADAAGNASVVMQNLEFNVSVPGLSLFIGKALRTEITNIFEAQAAVLREHFGEKA, from the coding sequence ATGAATGTTGAGCACCGCGCCACGATCGCGGCCGATCCCGATGCGATCTTCGCTTTTATTCAGAGCCCGGAATACCACCGGGCGCTCGTGCCGCACTTACGACTGGTGGAGGCCATTGAGCCCCTGAGCGAAGAGGTCGCGGACGATGGCACACTCTCACGTGTTGCCCGCTACACCGCACGCGCTGAGCTCCCTCGCTTTCTCAAACGCTTTGAAGATAAGGCGCCTGAGTTTGTGTACTGGGAGGAGCGCAGCCGCCTCAACCCCACGACCCGCGAGCTGCGCTACGAGATCGTGCCGGAGATGCCCGAGAACTGGCGCAGCTACTACTCCAATGAGGGGACGCTTCGCGTCGAAGCCGATGCCGCGGGCAACGCGAGCGTGGTGATGCAGAACCTGGAGTTCAATGTGTCCGTCCCCGGCCTCTCGCTCTTCATCGGTAAGGCGCTGCGCACGGAAATCACCAACATCTTTGAAGCTCAGGCCGCCGTGCTCCGCGAACACTTTGGCGAAAAAGCCTGA
- a CDS encoding ABC transporter ATP-binding protein — translation MSDEIVLDVQDVAKTYRVGFFRKRVDAVKAVSFQIRRGEIYGLVGPNGAGKSTTIKMITGLVRPDRGQVRIFGMPATQVAARARMGFLPENPNLYPHLKAGELMRFYGGLLGLSRKESDARAAKLLEQVGLGHALDRPISKFSKGMKQRAGIAQALLGDPEFVVLDEPQSGLDPIGRREIRDLVVDLRRQGKTILFCSHILPDVEDICDRVTLVHRGEVRETGYIHELLNPDVLRYELFARRWSPELTAELGDRVLHHFDIGEVSRVDLRGDIDLEETLALIASAGARVESLQPQKQRLEDVFIRDTTDASEARP, via the coding sequence ATGAGCGATGAGATCGTCCTCGACGTCCAGGACGTCGCAAAAACCTACCGCGTGGGCTTCTTTCGCAAACGCGTCGACGCCGTCAAAGCCGTGAGTTTTCAGATCCGGCGCGGCGAGATCTACGGGCTTGTGGGGCCCAACGGCGCGGGAAAATCCACAACGATTAAGATGATTACGGGGCTTGTGCGCCCCGACCGCGGGCAGGTGCGCATCTTCGGGATGCCGGCCACCCAGGTCGCCGCACGCGCACGCATGGGCTTTCTCCCCGAGAATCCTAACCTCTACCCTCATCTGAAGGCCGGCGAGCTCATGCGCTTCTACGGGGGCCTACTGGGGCTTAGTCGCAAGGAGTCTGATGCCCGCGCAGCGAAGTTGCTGGAGCAGGTGGGGCTCGGGCACGCGCTGGACCGTCCCATCTCCAAATTCTCCAAAGGCATGAAACAGCGCGCCGGCATCGCGCAGGCGCTTCTGGGCGATCCGGAGTTTGTGGTGCTCGACGAGCCGCAGTCCGGCCTCGACCCCATCGGCCGCCGCGAGATCCGCGACCTGGTCGTCGACCTGCGGCGCCAGGGCAAGACGATCCTCTTCTGCAGCCACATCCTCCCGGACGTGGAAGACATCTGCGACCGCGTCACGCTGGTGCATCGTGGCGAGGTTCGGGAGACCGGGTATATCCACGAGCTGCTCAACCCGGATGTGCTGCGCTATGAACTCTTTGCGCGCCGCTGGAGCCCCGAGCTCACCGCCGAGCTGGGCGACCGCGTGTTGCACCACTTCGACATCGGCGAGGTCAGCCGCGTCGACCTCCGGGGCGACATCGACCTGGAAGAGACGCTCGCGCTCATCGCCTCAGCCGGCGCGCGGGTGGAGAGCCTGCAGCCGCAGAAACAACGCCTCGAAGACGTCTTCATCCGCGACACCACCGACGCCTCGGAGGCTCGCCCATGA
- a CDS encoding sigma-54-dependent transcriptional regulator → MSDPAPDSPASADLPILVVDDERSMREFLTVMLKKDGHPVEVAACGEDATARIDAGERFKLVMTDLKMPGIGGLDVLRAIKAAQPSCQVIVMTAYATAETALSAIKLGAYDYITKPFKIDEARVAVNRALEKFALVSENLYLRDALGDRQGLGQLIGESRAMQRVFQMIRRVAPTRTTILIHGESGTGKELVARAIHDLSANAEGPFLPINCGAIPENLIESELFGHKKGAFTGAHADKEGLFVAAGQGTVFLDEVGELPQSVQVKLLRVLQERKIRPVGDSAEREVSCRIVAATNRDLRQEVQEGRFREDLYYRLSVIPVEMPPLRERGADVQLLLEHFLHRYAEEIGNPIEGIDARALAILTAYAYPGNVRELQNIVERAVTLETGSLITPESLPYHLQEENFSRVARQIDVPEEGVDMEKLVEELERNLIARALERAGGVKTEAARLLNISFRSLRYRLDKYGLNDD, encoded by the coding sequence ATGAGCGATCCCGCACCCGACAGCCCGGCGAGCGCTGATCTTCCGATCCTCGTCGTCGATGATGAACGCAGCATGCGTGAGTTCCTCACCGTCATGCTCAAGAAAGACGGCCACCCCGTTGAGGTTGCCGCCTGTGGCGAAGATGCCACCGCTCGCATCGACGCTGGCGAGCGCTTCAAGCTGGTGATGACCGACCTGAAGATGCCCGGCATCGGCGGGCTCGATGTGCTGCGCGCCATCAAAGCCGCCCAGCCCTCTTGTCAGGTCATCGTGATGACCGCCTACGCCACCGCCGAGACCGCGCTTTCGGCCATCAAGCTCGGCGCCTACGACTACATCACCAAACCCTTTAAGATCGATGAGGCGCGCGTCGCGGTGAACCGCGCGCTGGAGAAGTTTGCGCTCGTCAGCGAGAACCTCTACCTGCGCGACGCCCTGGGTGATCGTCAGGGCCTGGGCCAGCTCATTGGCGAGTCCCGGGCGATGCAGCGCGTCTTTCAGATGATCCGACGCGTGGCCCCCACCCGCACCACCATCCTGATCCACGGGGAGTCGGGCACGGGCAAAGAGCTCGTCGCCCGGGCGATTCACGACTTAAGCGCCAACGCCGAGGGCCCTTTCCTGCCTATCAACTGCGGCGCCATCCCCGAAAACCTCATCGAGAGCGAACTCTTCGGCCACAAAAAAGGCGCCTTCACCGGCGCCCACGCCGACAAAGAAGGCCTCTTTGTGGCAGCCGGCCAGGGGACGGTCTTTCTCGATGAAGTTGGCGAGCTGCCTCAATCGGTGCAGGTCAAACTGCTGCGGGTCTTGCAGGAACGAAAAATCCGCCCGGTGGGCGACTCGGCAGAGCGCGAGGTGAGCTGCCGCATTGTCGCGGCCACCAACCGTGATCTTCGCCAGGAGGTGCAGGAGGGGCGTTTTCGCGAAGACCTCTACTACCGCCTCAGCGTCATTCCGGTGGAGATGCCGCCTCTGCGCGAGCGCGGCGCCGACGTGCAACTTCTGCTGGAACACTTCCTGCACCGCTACGCCGAAGAGATCGGCAACCCCATCGAAGGCATCGACGCGCGCGCGCTGGCGATCCTCACCGCCTACGCCTATCCGGGCAACGTGCGTGAGCTGCAAAACATCGTCGAGCGCGCCGTCACCCTGGAGACGGGCTCGCTGATCACCCCGGAGAGCCTTCCCTACCACCTGCAGGAAGAGAACTTCTCGCGGGTCGCCCGCCAGATCGATGTCCCCGAAGAAGGCGTCGATATGGAAAAGCTCGTCGAGGAGCTTGAGCGCAACCTCATCGCCCGCGCGCTTGAGCGTGCCGGTGGCGTCAAAACCGAGGCGGCGCGCCTGCTCAACATCAGCTTTCGCTCTCTGCGCTACCGCCTCGACAAATACGGCCTTAACGACGACTGA
- a CDS encoding zinc-dependent metalloprotease, producing the protein MRLATTWQAMAGAVVAVALSSAVGCVEQVGDINRVQPNVVEKALFENDDEWYMRQVVTDTDMQGSVIFAAQEGSLKRIRWTVTENFLYAHSTVELADGLMEGFDEEESRRLGVVAAYPIMGHFDIQRAYNPSTGEPSNQIVENMSDRPWYERDYMRVAWDRNMIDGFWNFQSQLGRFAPAGRTVPQDDGRVDKDRARISEDYIDTVAEYSYEPDIYACYGAYGYDTIFSCEGGRVRVRSSFLKVPEEETFIPMQYTDNMQVTRDGSEYGDPMLVASIVDQDLGYEVEVECNDQVRGWMLQQYGYEWEQLCAPATFDYHQRFGYFRTERVAWDRFVGTADDTRRYYANRWNIWQTMLDENGNELPYSERIPQPITYHLNAEYPEFMFEAAQVTAEEWNKAFRNAVKLAQDIDDEELDTVLMDNYGHTKMYRIVENSCHPGPLVQWRNTHGVGQAADRTSPSEIFREFVGNPSSDEALEAALWGLTNESRVQLCAELEYATETRDIEEERFTYERIGDLRYSFFNWVETDVPWAGYGPSAADPLTGQIISGNANFAGGYIRKSATYAADLMQYFNGELSDTDIMYGTQIRRDLFHDSDTASRRFNLTPEAKEEMARRSGVNPAETSKVGLHERPEVNELHDFILAHGKDRIQREADIVSMASEKLDAQDERMVEFLQNPTVKNFLMRDVETAMAIEATARERFGPSFNDEQLHQAYLDVHTPRHTFARVEQRDRMLAERSIMTYDSLTRSAEMLVTYRGAADYFKGKSRADIIEYFMNKMFIGTQLHEIGHTVGLRHNFSASTDALNFHDEYWHIEQAVVDGTITREQAYSLQGELAEQIIGKEVDYASQAEYQLASVMDYTGDLTGRFQGLGKYDYAAIAFAYAEVVETWDDSVQLPNQLEQDSWLSDYKQMPRILAGAPATGNIDPQVYAQGIDILINGRSYMSINEAKERRRQGIQANTRNWANFDLNQGNQPNLDRTVAYEFCSDEFRGGILNCSIWDFGANQREIVNHSFDTYRALQTFWRYRRHHISRGYENYSNYINRVYSTFQMAQEPFRYYGLYRFYNLGDYTDDLLTASIDTFNFYNEVMAMAEPGRFCKYEPANSRLDEGWYFDLNNTYLPAEYHADYGECDDYIDIPKGIGNHYNFGFTDEYDYRIDRVGTYIDKMVASQSIFDINANFAQSTFFTDFRATNLSFWTVFKGEMLSMLEGVLLGDYTEYGGVIDNGQYDDPRPISASSFGLGLSNPQEGMPRIFTPQSINHEFNMMVGGLIYNSTWEDRYVDFTHYLKIGVTNGQSQPFGPSVQVKEFIHPMTGQIYQSADVEGRSISGRMIDRANELLAEYHYGQQLMEDATPGTPAYEDAREYAEVREEQLNNVVAKMDMSRFVFDALGASIQR; encoded by the coding sequence ATGAGATTAGCAACGACCTGGCAAGCAATGGCCGGGGCCGTAGTGGCAGTGGCGCTGAGCAGCGCGGTTGGGTGCGTCGAGCAAGTCGGCGACATCAACCGGGTTCAGCCCAATGTCGTGGAGAAGGCTCTCTTTGAAAACGATGACGAGTGGTACATGCGTCAGGTGGTGACCGACACCGACATGCAGGGCTCGGTCATCTTCGCGGCGCAGGAAGGCTCGCTCAAGCGTATTCGCTGGACGGTCACCGAGAACTTCCTCTACGCCCACTCCACCGTGGAGTTGGCCGACGGCCTGATGGAAGGCTTTGACGAAGAAGAGTCGCGCCGCCTGGGCGTCGTGGCTGCGTACCCCATTATGGGGCACTTCGACATTCAGCGCGCCTACAACCCCTCGACCGGTGAGCCCAGCAACCAGATCGTCGAGAACATGAGCGACCGCCCCTGGTACGAGCGCGATTACATGCGCGTGGCCTGGGATCGCAACATGATCGACGGTTTCTGGAACTTCCAGAGCCAGCTTGGGCGCTTCGCGCCGGCCGGCCGCACCGTCCCTCAGGATGACGGCCGGGTCGATAAGGATCGCGCTCGCATCTCGGAAGACTACATCGACACCGTCGCTGAGTACTCCTACGAGCCCGACATCTACGCCTGCTACGGCGCTTACGGCTACGACACCATCTTCAGCTGTGAAGGTGGTCGTGTGCGCGTGCGCTCCTCCTTCTTGAAGGTCCCCGAAGAGGAGACCTTCATCCCGATGCAGTACACCGATAACATGCAGGTAACCCGCGACGGATCCGAATACGGCGATCCGATGCTGGTGGCCTCCATTGTTGACCAGGACCTCGGCTACGAGGTTGAGGTCGAGTGTAATGATCAGGTCCGCGGCTGGATGCTTCAGCAGTACGGCTATGAGTGGGAGCAGCTCTGCGCCCCGGCGACCTTCGATTACCACCAGCGCTTTGGTTACTTCCGCACCGAGCGGGTGGCCTGGGACCGTTTCGTGGGCACCGCCGACGACACCCGTCGCTACTACGCCAACCGCTGGAACATCTGGCAGACGATGCTCGACGAGAACGGCAACGAGTTGCCCTACTCCGAGCGTATCCCTCAGCCGATCACCTACCACCTCAACGCGGAATACCCCGAGTTCATGTTCGAAGCGGCGCAGGTTACCGCGGAAGAGTGGAACAAGGCCTTCCGTAACGCGGTCAAGCTCGCTCAAGACATTGATGACGAGGAGCTCGACACCGTCCTGATGGACAACTACGGCCACACCAAAATGTACCGTATCGTCGAGAACAGCTGCCACCCCGGCCCGCTGGTTCAGTGGCGTAACACCCACGGCGTGGGCCAGGCGGCTGACCGCACCAGCCCCTCCGAGATCTTCCGTGAGTTCGTCGGTAACCCCTCCAGCGATGAGGCTCTGGAAGCCGCGCTCTGGGGCCTGACTAACGAGAGCCGCGTGCAGCTCTGCGCCGAGCTCGAGTACGCCACCGAGACCCGCGACATCGAAGAAGAGCGCTTCACCTATGAGCGCATCGGTGACCTTCGCTACAGCTTCTTCAACTGGGTTGAGACCGATGTGCCCTGGGCCGGTTACGGTCCCTCGGCTGCTGACCCGCTTACCGGTCAGATCATCAGCGGTAACGCCAACTTCGCCGGTGGTTACATCCGTAAGTCGGCCACCTACGCCGCCGACTTGATGCAGTACTTCAACGGTGAGCTCTCCGACACCGACATCATGTACGGCACCCAGATCCGCCGCGATCTCTTCCACGACAGTGATACGGCCAGCCGCCGCTTCAACCTGACGCCGGAAGCCAAAGAAGAGATGGCGCGCCGCTCCGGTGTGAACCCCGCGGAGACCAGCAAGGTCGGCCTGCACGAGCGCCCCGAAGTCAACGAACTCCACGACTTCATCCTGGCGCACGGCAAAGATCGCATTCAGCGTGAAGCCGACATCGTCTCGATGGCCAGCGAGAAGCTCGACGCGCAGGACGAGCGCATGGTGGAGTTTTTGCAGAACCCCACCGTCAAGAACTTCCTGATGCGTGACGTGGAGACGGCCATGGCCATTGAGGCCACCGCGCGTGAGCGTTTTGGCCCCTCCTTCAACGACGAGCAGCTTCACCAGGCTTACCTCGACGTGCACACCCCGCGTCACACCTTTGCGCGTGTTGAGCAGCGTGACCGCATGCTCGCTGAGCGCAGCATCATGACCTACGACTCGCTGACCCGCTCCGCGGAGATGCTGGTCACCTACCGTGGTGCCGCGGACTACTTCAAAGGCAAGAGCCGCGCCGACATCATCGAGTACTTCATGAACAAGATGTTCATCGGTACTCAGCTCCACGAGATCGGCCACACCGTGGGTCTTCGCCACAACTTCTCGGCGAGCACCGATGCGCTCAACTTCCACGACGAGTACTGGCACATCGAGCAGGCCGTGGTCGACGGCACCATCACCCGTGAGCAGGCCTACAGCCTCCAGGGTGAACTCGCTGAGCAGATCATCGGCAAAGAGGTCGACTACGCCAGCCAGGCCGAGTACCAGCTTGCCAGCGTCATGGACTACACCGGTGACCTCACCGGCCGCTTCCAGGGCCTTGGTAAGTACGACTACGCCGCGATCGCCTTCGCTTACGCCGAAGTGGTCGAGACCTGGGACGATTCGGTGCAGCTGCCCAACCAGCTTGAGCAGGACTCCTGGCTGAGCGACTACAAGCAGATGCCCCGCATCCTCGCCGGCGCGCCGGCCACCGGTAACATCGATCCGCAGGTGTACGCGCAGGGGATCGACATCCTGATCAACGGCCGTAGCTACATGAGCATCAACGAGGCCAAGGAGCGTCGTCGTCAGGGCATTCAGGCCAACACCCGTAACTGGGCGAACTTCGACCTGAACCAGGGCAACCAGCCTAACCTCGACCGCACCGTTGCGTACGAGTTCTGCTCCGATGAGTTCCGTGGCGGTATTCTCAACTGCTCGATCTGGGACTTCGGTGCCAACCAGCGTGAGATCGTCAACCACAGCTTCGACACCTACCGTGCGCTGCAGACCTTCTGGCGTTACCGTCGTCACCACATCAGCCGTGGCTACGAGAACTACAGCAACTACATCAACCGCGTGTACTCCACCTTCCAGATGGCGCAGGAGCCCTTCCGTTACTACGGCCTCTACCGCTTCTATAACCTGGGTGATTACACCGATGACCTGCTGACCGCTTCCATCGACACCTTCAACTTCTACAACGAAGTGATGGCGATGGCTGAGCCGGGCCGCTTCTGCAAGTACGAGCCGGCCAACTCTCGCCTGGATGAAGGTTGGTACTTCGACCTGAACAACACCTACCTGCCGGCCGAGTACCACGCCGACTACGGTGAGTGTGATGACTACATCGACATCCCCAAGGGTATCGGTAACCACTACAACTTCGGGTTCACCGATGAGTACGATTACCGCATCGACCGTGTCGGTACCTACATCGACAAGATGGTCGCCTCGCAGTCGATCTTCGACATCAACGCGAACTTCGCGCAGAGCACCTTCTTCACCGACTTCCGCGCCACGAACCTCTCGTTCTGGACGGTCTTCAAGGGTGAGATGCTCAGCATGCTCGAAGGTGTGCTCCTGGGTGACTACACGGAGTACGGCGGTGTCATTGACAACGGTCAGTACGACGACCCGCGTCCGATCTCGGCGTCGAGTTTCGGCCTTGGCCTGAGCAACCCGCAGGAAGGGATGCCGCGCATCTTCACCCCGCAGTCGATCAACCACGAGTTCAACATGATGGTCGGTGGCCTCATCTACAACTCGACCTGGGAAGACCGCTACGTGGACTTCACGCACTACCTGAAGATTGGCGTGACCAACGGTCAGAGCCAGCCCTTCGGGCCGAGCGTCCAGGTCAAGGAGTTCATCCACCCGATGACCGGTCAGATCTACCAGTCGGCTGATGTCGAAGGTCGCTCGATTTCGGGTCGCATGATTGACCGCGCCAACGAGCTTCTGGCGGAGTACCACTACGGTCAGCAGCTTATGGAAGACGCCACCCCGGGTACCCCGGCCTATGAAGATGCTCGTGAGTACGCGGAAGTTCGCGAAGAGCAGCTGAATAACGTCGTGGCCAAGATGGACATGAGCCGCTTCGTGTTTGACGCCCTGGGTGCCAGCATCCAGCGCTGA